Proteins co-encoded in one Luteolibacter sp. Y139 genomic window:
- a CDS encoding STAS/SEC14 domain-containing protein: MSAELIDAFDGIATVEVTGKLSPDELAEVHRQTAVPLAEWGGGCLLVLADRFQGWTEDDKWASINFQTANELLVHKMAMVADVRWEVLAMMFTARGSRPFPIEYFSTGQEAEARCWLKA; the protein is encoded by the coding sequence ATGAGCGCCGAATTGATCGACGCCTTCGATGGGATCGCCACCGTCGAAGTGACGGGCAAGCTGTCCCCGGACGAACTCGCGGAAGTTCATCGGCAGACAGCGGTGCCCCTTGCGGAATGGGGTGGTGGTTGCCTGTTGGTCCTCGCCGACCGTTTCCAGGGTTGGACCGAGGACGACAAGTGGGCGTCGATCAATTTCCAGACTGCGAACGAGCTGCTGGTGCACAAGATGGCGATGGTCGCCGATGTGCGCTGGGAAGTGCTGGCGATGATGTTCACCGCCAGAGGGTCGCGGCCCTTCCCGATCGAATATTTTTCAACCGGACAAGAGGCTGAGGCCCGTTGCTGGCTGAAAGCTTAG
- a CDS encoding DUF4129 domain-containing protein — MTAELRPRSDWEAVDLGIALTRRDFWRLLGCWWLGMLPALVLSLIFLRDQPVLLLLACWWWMPVSSRLVLFVLSRRLFGELPTWKAVVREWPRASVRRFFFRMLWARLSPWRPLTMAVEDLEGLRRKEYSARVRLLLRRGDATVVVLALWRAFLTLWLGIAVFATALMFLPATEAQAWGLAMQEWGGNSWAGLPPALLWTGVASVMLSMSLVDVFGTGAGFGIYVNHRTWIEGWDVELAFRRLGNRLRGAVAVVMTFLLLGIMAPRAVAAEQAPKDVITEVKANPDFEVFKRTWQQRNPGRSWNWNGPGAWFVYLLQGLGWTFLGAVIAFLVWVIWRHRHVFRGRGISMTKPVPAAARVVMGMDVAPESLPKDIPTAAMELWRVGRRQEAMSLLYRGAISRLIENGGVEIAESDTESDCLRRVEVEAAVHAGYFGGLTSAWMMLAYGRSAPQDERMQELCAAWPFSVERRQA; from the coding sequence ATGACGGCCGAGCTCCGCCCGCGGAGCGATTGGGAAGCGGTGGACCTGGGGATCGCGCTGACACGGCGGGATTTCTGGCGGCTGCTCGGCTGCTGGTGGCTCGGCATGTTGCCAGCGCTGGTGCTGTCACTGATCTTCCTGCGCGATCAGCCGGTGCTGCTGTTGCTGGCCTGCTGGTGGTGGATGCCGGTGAGCTCGCGGCTGGTGCTGTTCGTGCTCAGCCGGCGGCTATTCGGCGAGCTTCCGACGTGGAAGGCGGTGGTGCGCGAGTGGCCCCGGGCGAGCGTGCGGCGGTTCTTTTTCCGGATGCTGTGGGCGCGTCTTTCTCCATGGAGACCGCTGACGATGGCGGTGGAGGATTTGGAAGGGCTGCGAAGGAAGGAATATAGCGCGCGGGTGCGGCTGCTGCTGCGCCGTGGCGATGCCACCGTGGTGGTGCTGGCGCTATGGCGGGCATTCCTCACCCTGTGGCTGGGGATCGCGGTATTCGCCACGGCGCTGATGTTTCTCCCGGCGACGGAGGCGCAAGCATGGGGCCTCGCGATGCAGGAGTGGGGTGGCAATTCCTGGGCAGGCCTGCCTCCGGCTTTGTTGTGGACCGGCGTGGCCTCGGTGATGCTTTCGATGTCACTGGTGGATGTCTTCGGCACCGGTGCGGGTTTCGGGATCTACGTGAACCATCGTACCTGGATCGAAGGTTGGGATGTGGAGCTCGCCTTCCGCCGGCTGGGCAATCGCTTGCGCGGTGCTGTCGCGGTGGTGATGACATTCCTGCTGCTCGGTATCATGGCGCCGCGGGCGGTTGCCGCAGAGCAGGCTCCGAAGGATGTCATTACCGAGGTCAAGGCGAACCCGGACTTTGAGGTCTTCAAGCGCACCTGGCAGCAGAGGAACCCGGGCAGATCGTGGAACTGGAATGGGCCGGGCGCGTGGTTTGTTTATCTGCTCCAGGGTCTCGGCTGGACCTTTCTCGGTGCGGTGATCGCCTTTCTGGTGTGGGTGATCTGGCGGCATCGCCATGTGTTCAGGGGCCGCGGCATCAGCATGACCAAGCCGGTGCCCGCTGCGGCGCGGGTGGTGATGGGGATGGACGTGGCGCCGGAGTCCCTGCCGAAGGACATTCCGACGGCGGCGATGGAGCTGTGGCGCGTCGGCCGCCGCCAGGAGGCGATGAGCTTGCTCTATCGCGGTGCGATTTCTCGGTTGATCGAGAACGGTGGCGTCGAGATCGCGGAGTCGGATACCGAGAGCGATTGCCTGCGACGCGTGGAGGTGGAGGCGGCGGTGCATGCCGGCTACTTCGGTGGGCTGACGAGCGCCTGGATGATGCTGGCCTACGGGCGTAGCGCACCGCAGGACGAGCGAATGCAGGAGCTGTGCGCGGCCTGGCCCTTTTCCGTGGAAAGGAGGCAGGCGTGA
- the mntR gene encoding transcriptional regulator MntR: protein MPARSQRTSGSVAMDDYLEQILHLIESKGYARAIDISKNLGISQASVTNMLRKLDTEGLVKHEKYRGTVLTEEGHRIAKAIIERHETLTRFLRLFGIDEETIYRDVEGMEHHVSRPTLAVIRAMADLLESRPGLLEEARAKSSELRG, encoded by the coding sequence GTGCCCGCGAGATCCCAGCGCACCAGCGGCTCGGTCGCCATGGATGACTACCTCGAGCAGATCCTGCATCTGATCGAGTCAAAGGGTTATGCCCGCGCGATCGATATCTCGAAGAACCTCGGCATTTCGCAGGCCAGCGTTACCAACATGCTGCGCAAGCTCGATACCGAGGGCTTGGTCAAACACGAGAAGTACCGCGGCACCGTCCTCACCGAGGAAGGGCACCGGATCGCGAAGGCGATCATCGAGCGCCATGAGACGCTGACGCGTTTCCTCCGGCTGTTCGGCATCGATGAGGAAACGATTTACCGGGATGTGGAAGGCATGGAACACCATGTCTCCCGGCCGACGCTGGCGGTGATCCGCGCCATGGCCGACCTTTTGGAGTCGCGGCCGGGCCTCTTGGAAGAGGCCCGGGCGAAAAGCAGCGAACTCCGCGGCTGA
- a CDS encoding RDD family protein — MEESTLRIDTLQAIELAEGVEVRLRIAGPLPRGIALGIDMILQGLILMIGAFILVLAGMGIGFQVAAGMFLLAWFFMRWWYPVFFEASKRGATPGKRMLGLRVVQTSGAPITFGQAILRNFLRCVDEMPLWPAAWTGGMFVPAMAFGLAACMATRRFQRLGDLAAGTVVIYDRVLPEPAVPAPPPMEAARPAVALRPEEVRAVVAFRERAGLWSEGRRAEIADHAKELTGGDGQKGVSRIMAIAHWLQERR, encoded by the coding sequence ATGGAAGAAAGCACGCTGCGAATCGACACCTTGCAGGCCATTGAGCTGGCCGAGGGGGTGGAGGTGCGGCTGCGGATTGCGGGGCCGTTGCCGCGGGGGATTGCGCTGGGGATTGATATGATCTTGCAGGGGCTGATCCTGATGATCGGGGCGTTTATCCTGGTGCTTGCGGGGATGGGGATCGGGTTTCAGGTGGCGGCGGGGATGTTCCTGCTGGCGTGGTTTTTCATGCGCTGGTGGTATCCGGTGTTTTTCGAGGCATCGAAGCGGGGGGCGACGCCGGGGAAGCGGATGCTGGGGCTGCGGGTGGTACAGACGTCGGGCGCGCCGATCACGTTCGGACAGGCGATTTTGAGGAACTTCCTGCGCTGCGTGGATGAGATGCCGCTGTGGCCCGCGGCGTGGACGGGCGGGATGTTCGTGCCGGCGATGGCCTTCGGGCTGGCGGCGTGCATGGCTACCAGGCGCTTCCAGCGGCTGGGCGATCTCGCGGCAGGGACCGTGGTGATTTACGATCGGGTGCTGCCGGAGCCGGCAGTGCCCGCGCCGCCGCCGATGGAAGCGGCCCGGCCGGCGGTGGCGCTGCGGCCGGAAGAAGTGCGCGCGGTGGTGGCGTTTCGCGAGCGGGCCGGATTGTGGTCGGAGGGACGGCGCGCGGAGATCGCCGACCACGCGAAGGAACTAACAGGCGGTGACGGCCAGAAGGGCGTCTCGCGCATCATGGCGATAGCCCACTGGTTGCAGGAACGACGATGA
- a CDS encoding GH39 family glycosyl hydrolase produces MTLKPIPLLLFSAALASAESFPVNITVDVARPGKELKPIWRFFGADEPNYAYMKNGDELLGHLGSMRPKEVYFRAHSLLVTGDGTPALKWGSTNAYTEDAQGNPVYDWTIVDRIFDTYLKDGVRPYVQIGFMPQALSVKPEPYRHHWTPAAKYDEIYTGWAYPPKDWAKWEELVYQWAKHSLEKYGKEEVLKWYWETWNEPNIGYWRGSREEFFKLHDHAVRAVRRAIPEAKVGGPDLAGGAGGDFLKAFIDHCVKGKNLATGETGTPTDFLSFHAKGQPKDINGRVQMGITNQLRDIDAAFSVIARYPELKDTPIVIGESDPEGCAACQGANLAYRNGTMYSSYTAASFPRKLDLADKHGVNLEGAVTWAFEFEDQPYFAGFRTLATNGIDKPVLNVFRMFSKMDGFRLPVNSDHAVSLPDLLRTGVRGEPDVSALAAMEGKKITVLVWHYHDDDLRGPDAEVRVDLLGAPKGVPKVKRHLIDETHSNSFTAWQAMGSPQQPTAEQIATLEQACKLAEVEEAPRFVEEEKLSAVMLTLPRQGVSLLELEW; encoded by the coding sequence ATGACCCTGAAACCCATCCCCCTCCTGTTGTTTTCGGCTGCCCTTGCCTCGGCGGAGTCGTTTCCCGTCAACATTACGGTCGACGTGGCGCGGCCCGGCAAGGAGCTGAAGCCGATCTGGCGGTTCTTCGGCGCGGACGAGCCGAACTACGCCTACATGAAGAACGGGGATGAGTTGTTAGGGCATCTCGGCTCGATGAGGCCGAAGGAAGTTTACTTCCGTGCCCATAGCCTGTTGGTCACCGGTGATGGCACGCCCGCGCTGAAGTGGGGCTCCACCAATGCGTATACGGAGGACGCGCAGGGCAATCCGGTCTATGACTGGACCATCGTCGACCGGATCTTCGACACCTACCTGAAGGATGGGGTGCGGCCGTATGTGCAGATCGGCTTCATGCCGCAGGCGCTGTCGGTGAAGCCGGAGCCTTATCGTCACCATTGGACGCCGGCGGCGAAGTATGATGAGATCTACACGGGCTGGGCTTATCCGCCGAAGGATTGGGCGAAGTGGGAGGAGCTCGTCTATCAGTGGGCGAAGCACTCGCTGGAAAAATACGGCAAGGAGGAGGTGCTGAAGTGGTATTGGGAGACTTGGAACGAGCCAAACATCGGCTACTGGCGTGGGTCGCGTGAAGAGTTCTTCAAGCTCCACGACCATGCGGTGCGTGCGGTGCGCCGTGCGATTCCCGAGGCTAAGGTGGGCGGGCCGGATTTGGCCGGTGGTGCAGGTGGGGATTTCCTGAAGGCCTTCATCGACCACTGTGTGAAGGGGAAGAACCTCGCCACGGGAGAGACCGGGACGCCGACGGACTTCCTTTCGTTCCATGCGAAGGGCCAGCCGAAGGACATCAACGGACGCGTGCAGATGGGCATCACGAATCAGCTGCGCGATATTGACGCTGCCTTTTCGGTGATCGCCCGCTATCCCGAATTGAAGGACACGCCGATTGTCATCGGAGAGTCGGATCCGGAAGGTTGCGCCGCTTGCCAGGGCGCGAACCTCGCCTACCGCAATGGGACGATGTATTCCAGCTACACGGCGGCGAGTTTCCCGCGGAAGCTGGATTTGGCCGACAAGCACGGGGTGAATCTGGAAGGTGCGGTGACCTGGGCTTTCGAGTTCGAGGACCAGCCGTACTTCGCCGGTTTCCGCACGCTGGCGACCAATGGCATCGACAAGCCGGTGCTGAATGTCTTCCGGATGTTTTCGAAGATGGATGGTTTCCGCCTGCCGGTGAACAGCGATCACGCGGTGTCCTTGCCTGACCTGCTTCGCACGGGAGTCCGTGGAGAGCCGGATGTTTCCGCGCTGGCGGCGATGGAAGGCAAGAAGATCACGGTGCTGGTATGGCACTATCACGACGATGACTTGCGCGGGCCGGATGCTGAAGTCCGCGTCGATTTGTTAGGTGCGCCGAAGGGCGTGCCTAAGGTGAAGCGCCACCTGATCGACGAGACCCACTCGAACTCCTTTACGGCATGGCAGGCGATGGGTTCGCCGCAGCAGCCGACGGCGGAGCAGATCGCGACGCTGGAGCAGGCGTGCAAGTTGGCGGAGGTGGAGGAAGCGCCTCGATTCGTTGAAGAAGAGAAGCTTTCGGCGGTGATGCTGACCTTGCCGCGGCAGGGGGTGAGCTTGCTGGAGTTGGAGTGGTAA
- a CDS encoding stage II sporulation protein M: MSPGSFEERRAAEWVELDRLITSVEKGKPTEGVDELPRRFREACSDLALARHRMYATHLIDRLNTLVIRGYKLLYRSRKHGWQAVLKFAVAGFPQTIRKEWRLFWLCNALFWIPFFAMLVSAWFDIDWIRSAIGQDGMASMESMYGGKEEQISFLRKEFGSNFMMFGFYIRNNVGIDFQIFAGGIAACVGTIFFLVFNGVNIGASAGYVHYACNPESFWTFVAGHSSYELLGMVVAGMAGMRLGLGVLKPGRLPRSRAIAEAGRAALPLLLGAAVMTGMAAIVEGFWSAQPIESQVKYAVGIAGWVAHAVYFLALGRGTRAA; the protein is encoded by the coding sequence ATGAGCCCCGGATCCTTTGAAGAACGCCGCGCCGCCGAGTGGGTGGAACTGGACCGCCTGATCACCAGCGTGGAAAAGGGCAAGCCGACGGAAGGCGTGGACGAGCTGCCGCGGCGTTTCCGCGAAGCGTGCTCCGACCTCGCGCTGGCACGCCACCGGATGTATGCCACCCACCTGATCGACCGGCTGAACACGCTGGTCATCCGTGGCTACAAGCTGCTCTACCGCAGCCGGAAGCACGGCTGGCAGGCGGTGCTGAAATTCGCCGTGGCCGGTTTCCCGCAGACGATCCGGAAGGAATGGCGGCTGTTCTGGCTGTGCAATGCGCTGTTCTGGATTCCGTTCTTCGCGATGCTGGTGTCGGCGTGGTTCGACATTGACTGGATCCGCTCCGCGATTGGCCAGGATGGCATGGCCAGCATGGAATCGATGTATGGCGGGAAGGAAGAGCAGATCAGTTTCCTGCGGAAGGAGTTCGGCTCGAACTTCATGATGTTCGGCTTCTACATCCGGAACAACGTCGGCATCGACTTCCAGATCTTCGCCGGCGGGATCGCCGCCTGTGTGGGCACGATCTTTTTCCTGGTCTTCAATGGCGTGAACATCGGTGCCTCGGCGGGATATGTTCACTACGCCTGCAATCCCGAGTCCTTCTGGACCTTCGTGGCAGGGCACTCGTCGTATGAGCTGCTCGGCATGGTGGTGGCCGGGATGGCGGGCATGCGCCTGGGGCTGGGGGTTTTAAAGCCGGGGCGGTTGCCGCGGTCGCGAGCGATCGCTGAGGCGGGGCGGGCTGCGTTGCCGCTTCTGTTAGGCGCGGCGGTGATGACCGGGATGGCTGCGATTGTGGAGGGCTTCTGGTCGGCGCAGCCGATCGAGTCGCAGGTGAAGTATGCCGTGGGCATTGCCGGCTGGGTGGCGCATGCGGTGTATTTCCTGGCGCTGGGAAGGGGGACGCGTGCGGCTTGA
- a CDS encoding DUF4350 domain-containing protein, giving the protein MRLLWILLCLLFAGCGGSYTTRTEETGYKGKAKLDAYLAAARFLERMDYTVINKPGWPDLDKVSVMLVPASVLATDAYVREVKEWVQGGGHLICLFENAESYHDDWGRSGSFRFSGNEEVPKSLETWLKEEGLTFSSEGAKVEAKKLLLDEDSYEVFAESTIGVQKGNRVRRAMAQADVGDGIVTVMTDARPFRNRYIGDNDHAELLLALVDMSPHSGSVAIIRDAGLSLWSMLWQHGWPALIGLLVLTVIWLWKNMPRFGPMRREEEPTHQRDYDHHLEALGDFQWRLDKGQALLRPLRDSVLERALRLGGQHHGDVFEWMAQRAGITRERAERAMTHERPGDPTSFTRVVADLQQLHLSLT; this is encoded by the coding sequence GTGAGGCTGCTTTGGATCCTGCTGTGCCTGCTGTTCGCCGGATGCGGCGGCAGCTACACGACGCGCACCGAGGAAACGGGCTACAAGGGCAAGGCGAAGCTGGATGCCTACCTCGCTGCCGCGCGGTTCCTGGAGCGGATGGATTACACGGTCATCAACAAGCCCGGCTGGCCGGACCTCGACAAGGTGTCGGTGATGCTGGTGCCGGCGTCGGTGCTCGCGACGGATGCCTATGTCCGCGAGGTGAAGGAGTGGGTCCAGGGTGGCGGACATCTCATCTGTCTGTTCGAGAACGCCGAGTCGTATCATGACGATTGGGGCAGGAGCGGGAGCTTCCGGTTTTCCGGCAACGAGGAGGTTCCGAAGTCGCTCGAGACGTGGCTGAAGGAGGAGGGCCTGACCTTCAGTTCCGAAGGCGCGAAGGTGGAGGCGAAGAAGCTCCTGCTGGATGAGGATAGCTACGAGGTTTTCGCGGAATCCACGATCGGTGTCCAGAAAGGCAACCGCGTCCGCCGGGCGATGGCGCAGGCGGATGTCGGCGACGGGATCGTGACGGTGATGACGGACGCCCGGCCGTTCCGGAATCGCTACATCGGCGACAACGATCATGCGGAGTTGCTGCTGGCACTGGTGGACATGTCTCCCCATTCAGGAAGCGTGGCGATCATCCGCGATGCGGGGCTTTCGCTGTGGTCCATGCTGTGGCAGCACGGCTGGCCGGCCTTGATCGGGCTGCTGGTGCTGACGGTGATCTGGCTGTGGAAAAACATGCCGCGTTTCGGCCCCATGCGCCGCGAGGAAGAGCCGACCCATCAGCGTGACTATGATCACCACCTCGAAGCGCTGGGTGATTTCCAGTGGCGGCTCGACAAGGGCCAGGCGCTCCTGAGGCCGCTGCGGGACTCGGTGTTGGAGCGCGCGCTGCGGCTCGGCGGCCAGCATCATGGCGACGTTTTCGAATGGATGGCCCAGCGCGCCGGGATCACCCGCGAGCGCGCCGAACGGGCGATGACCCACGAACGTCCTGGCGATCCCACCTCCTTCACCCGCGTGGTCGCGGATCTCCAACAGCTCCACCTCTCACTCACATGA
- a CDS encoding HEAT repeat domain-containing protein, with amino-acid sequence MKSFLIISGLALWTIFVAITSSKSSDASPTVVTGQEPAKRQQTSAKLAERDSSGRAQTKPATDAERLVTARAIIESAALRYEPSAVKDIRPWLLDTDPEIRQAARDGLVMLGESDAIPFLRDAASRLKDPAEIASFHEAADLLSLPAWSDSEEARRATAEIVSEADR; translated from the coding sequence ATGAAAAGTTTCCTTATTATCTCCGGCCTCGCCCTTTGGACGATCTTCGTGGCGATCACGTCGTCGAAATCCTCCGATGCCTCCCCAACTGTTGTCACTGGTCAAGAACCGGCCAAGCGCCAGCAAACCTCCGCCAAACTGGCAGAGCGGGACAGCAGCGGTCGCGCGCAAACCAAGCCTGCCACCGATGCCGAACGCCTCGTGACGGCCCGCGCGATCATCGAATCCGCCGCCCTGCGCTACGAGCCCTCCGCGGTGAAGGATATCCGCCCTTGGCTGCTCGATACCGACCCGGAAATCCGCCAGGCAGCCCGCGATGGACTGGTCATGCTCGGCGAAAGCGATGCCATCCCTTTCCTCCGCGACGCCGCCAGCCGCCTGAAGGACCCGGCGGAAATCGCCTCCTTCCACGAGGCTGCCGACCTCCTTTCCCTGCCTGCGTGGTCCGATTCCGAAGAAGCTCGCCGGGCGACGGCCGAGATCGTCAGCGAAGCCGATCGCTGA